One window of the Janthinobacterium sp. PAMC25594 genome contains the following:
- a CDS encoding lmo0937 family membrane protein — MLYTIAVVLIILWLLGLVTSYTIGGFIHILLVVAVIMILLRLISGRGL; from the coding sequence ATGTTGTATACAATCGCCGTCGTACTCATTATTCTTTGGCTGCTGGGCCTGGTAACTTCCTATACCATTGGCGGCTTCATCCACATCCTGCTGGTAGTCGCGGTCATCATGATCCTGTTGCGCCTGATCAGCGGGCGCGGTTTATAG
- a CDS encoding pitrilysin family protein: MKPITALLLAAGILSPSFILAATPVEAAPTQKTGKAAPNRGAAVKVTSVEGITEYRLSNGLRVLLFPDASKPTLTTNIVYLVGSRHENYGETGMAHLLEHLLFKPSANFGVRKGTKTPVEILNSTGAQFNGTTWYDRTNYYATFPANDDNLRQMLAMEADRMVNAAIDQNDLWNPVTKKGEMTVVRNEFEMGESDPIGVTSERIQAIAYDWHNYGKSTIGARSDIEQVNIPRLRAFYHKYYQPDNAVLMVAGRFDEAKVLKQINDLFGKIPKPTRVIEPTYTAEPVQDGERAVTVRRSGGTQFVGAGYHVAPSGNPDAVAIEVLGHVLTDAPAGRLHKALVETKLASKIEYNSVSNLEPGYNLFGALVPVDGNLDAAQAAMLKVLEELKSQPITEAEVARVKQQLNKQVELITSNTARMTIALTESLAAGDWRLFFLQRDQLEKLTTAQVQAAAEKYLKSSNRTLGRFIPTDAPDRTVVPAYADVAPQLAGYTGRAVVAQGEMFDPSPENIEARTQRFTLPNGLKGALLPKKTKGSTVSVVLKLQIGSEESLRGKGQVGSYTANLLSRGTDKLSRQEVKDKFDQLGTQVAISGDAEGVTAMLTGKRENLPAAMDLLAQVLQKPALNETEFLELQREQVGRAEQELPEPQPQAVNAFRRLLDATPPGHVRHIGTLPEELAQWKAIKVADVKAFHGAYYGASNATFTAVGDFDPAALKAQVASLYGNWKAQQPYVRIPDAVKPVSGEKVTLETPDKANSVLFAFQPIALKDDASGYPALVIANHMLGGGALRSRLADRIRQKEGLSYGVGSQVSIPSREPAGFWFAYAISAPQNTAKVEAALREEIARALADGYTEAELAEAKKGWLQSQEVGRTQDSGLARELAGYLAQDRTMAYDKDLETKVAALTLAQVNQGLREYLKPSAVSIVTAGDFAKVAKEGESGAKATTSK, encoded by the coding sequence TTGAAACCTATTACCGCCCTCTTGCTTGCCGCCGGCATCCTCTCGCCGTCGTTCATCCTGGCCGCCACCCCGGTGGAAGCCGCACCGACCCAGAAAACCGGCAAGGCCGCACCGAATCGCGGCGCCGCCGTCAAGGTCACGTCCGTCGAAGGCATCACCGAATACCGGCTGAGCAATGGCTTGCGCGTGCTGTTGTTCCCCGATGCCAGCAAGCCGACGCTGACCACCAACATCGTCTACCTGGTCGGTTCGCGCCATGAAAACTATGGCGAAACGGGCATGGCCCACTTGCTCGAACACCTGCTGTTCAAGCCCAGCGCCAACTTCGGCGTCAGGAAGGGCACGAAAACCCCCGTCGAGATCCTGAATTCGACGGGCGCGCAGTTCAACGGCACCACCTGGTACGACCGCACCAATTACTACGCCACCTTCCCCGCCAACGACGACAACCTGCGCCAGATGCTGGCCATGGAAGCGGACCGCATGGTCAACGCCGCCATCGACCAGAACGACCTGTGGAATCCCGTCACGAAAAAAGGCGAAATGACCGTCGTGCGCAACGAGTTCGAAATGGGCGAGAGCGACCCGATCGGCGTGACCAGCGAACGCATCCAGGCCATCGCCTACGACTGGCACAACTATGGCAAGTCGACCATCGGCGCCCGCTCCGACATCGAACAGGTGAACATTCCCCGTTTGCGCGCGTTTTATCATAAATATTATCAGCCGGATAACGCCGTGCTGATGGTGGCGGGCCGCTTCGATGAAGCCAAGGTCTTGAAACAGATCAATGACCTGTTTGGCAAGATCCCGAAACCCACGCGCGTGATCGAACCCACCTACACGGCCGAGCCCGTGCAAGATGGCGAGCGCGCCGTGACGGTGCGCCGCAGCGGCGGCACGCAGTTCGTCGGCGCCGGCTACCACGTGGCGCCGTCCGGTAACCCGGACGCCGTCGCCATCGAGGTGCTCGGCCACGTGCTGACGGACGCACCGGCCGGCCGCCTGCACAAGGCGCTGGTGGAAACCAAGCTGGCCAGCAAGATCGAATACAACTCCGTGAGCAACCTGGAGCCGGGCTACAACCTGTTCGGCGCGCTGGTGCCCGTCGATGGCAACCTGGATGCGGCGCAAGCGGCCATGCTGAAAGTGCTGGAAGAGTTGAAATCGCAGCCGATCACGGAGGCGGAAGTGGCGCGCGTCAAGCAGCAACTGAACAAGCAGGTGGAACTGATCACCTCGAACACGGCGCGCATGACGATCGCCCTGACGGAGTCCCTGGCGGCCGGCGACTGGCGTTTGTTCTTCCTGCAGCGCGACCAGCTGGAAAAACTGACGACGGCGCAGGTGCAGGCGGCGGCCGAGAAATACCTGAAGAGCTCGAACCGCACCCTGGGCCGTTTCATCCCCACCGATGCGCCGGACCGCACCGTCGTGCCGGCCTATGCCGACGTGGCGCCGCAACTGGCCGGCTACACGGGACGCGCCGTGGTGGCGCAGGGCGAGATGTTCGACCCGAGCCCCGAGAATATCGAAGCGCGTACCCAGCGCTTCACCTTGCCGAACGGCTTGAAGGGGGCCTTGCTGCCGAAGAAAACCAAGGGCAGCACCGTCAGCGTCGTGCTGAAATTGCAGATCGGCAGCGAAGAGAGCTTGCGCGGCAAGGGGCAAGTGGGCAGCTACACGGCCAATCTGTTGTCGCGCGGCACGGATAAACTGTCGCGCCAGGAAGTGAAGGACAAATTCGACCAGCTGGGCACGCAAGTGGCCATTTCCGGCGACGCCGAGGGCGTGACCGCCATGCTGACGGGCAAACGCGAGAATTTGCCGGCCGCCATGGACCTGCTGGCGCAAGTGTTGCAAAAGCCGGCCCTGAACGAAACGGAATTCCTGGAATTGCAGCGCGAGCAGGTCGGCCGCGCGGAGCAGGAATTGCCTGAACCGCAGCCGCAGGCCGTGAACGCCTTCCGCCGCCTGCTCGACGCCACGCCGCCAGGCCATGTGCGCCATATCGGCACCTTGCCGGAAGAACTGGCGCAATGGAAAGCCATCAAGGTGGCCGATGTGAAAGCCTTCCATGGCGCCTACTATGGCGCGTCGAACGCCACCTTTACCGCCGTGGGCGACTTCGACCCGGCCGCGCTGAAGGCGCAGGTGGCCAGCCTGTACGGCAACTGGAAGGCGCAGCAGCCGTATGTGCGCATTCCCGACGCCGTCAAGCCCGTCAGCGGCGAGAAAGTCACGCTGGAAACGCCGGACAAGGCCAACAGCGTGCTGTTTGCCTTCCAGCCGATTGCGCTCAAGGATGATGCGTCCGGCTATCCGGCGCTGGTGATCGCCAACCACATGCTCGGTGGCGGCGCCTTGCGCAGCCGCCTGGCCGACCGCATCCGCCAGAAGGAAGGCCTGTCGTACGGCGTCGGCTCGCAAGTGAGCATCCCGTCGCGCGAGCCGGCCGGCTTCTGGTTTGCCTACGCCATCAGCGCGCCGCAAAACACGGCCAAGGTGGAAGCGGCCCTGCGCGAGGAAATCGCCAGGGCGCTGGCCGACGGCTACACGGAAGCGGAACTGGCCGAGGCGAAGAAGGGCTGGCTGCAATCACAGGAAGTGGGCCGCACGCAGGATAGCGGCCTGGCGCGGGAACTGGCCGGCTACCTGGCGCAAGACCGCACCATGGCCTACGACAAGGACCTGGAAACGAAAGTGGCAGCATTGACCCTGGCGCAAGTGAACCAGGGCTTGCGCGAGTACCTGAAGCCATCGGCCGTGTCGATCGTGACGGCGGGCGATTTTGCCAAGGTGGCGAAAGAGGGCGAAAGCGGCGCCAAGGCAACGACGTCGAAATAA
- a CDS encoding OmpA family protein: protein MKAFKNGPGAKSLIGMLVLALAATGCADMSSTQRGTATGAGIGAGLGALIGGTTGGGSGGRTAGGALLGAAAGAVVGNIWSNRMENQKRAMEQATQGTGVQVSQTADNRLKMEIPSDISFDTNRADIKGNFRPILDRFAATLNENPNTTVSIIGHTDSTGSASINEPLSVERAAHTRDYLAMRGVSPTRVVTEGRGAREPIASNADAAGRARNRRVEIYVAELAPR from the coding sequence ATGAAAGCATTCAAAAACGGCCCTGGCGCCAAATCCCTGATCGGCATGCTGGTCCTCGCGCTGGCCGCCACTGGCTGCGCGGATATGTCCTCGACGCAACGTGGCACGGCCACGGGCGCCGGCATCGGCGCGGGCCTGGGCGCCTTGATCGGCGGCACCACCGGCGGCGGCAGCGGCGGCCGCACGGCCGGCGGCGCCCTGCTCGGTGCGGCAGCTGGCGCCGTGGTCGGCAATATCTGGTCGAACCGCATGGAAAACCAGAAGCGCGCGATGGAACAAGCGACACAGGGTACGGGCGTGCAAGTGTCGCAGACGGCCGATAACCGCCTGAAAATGGAAATTCCAAGCGATATTTCCTTCGACACCAACCGCGCCGACATCAAGGGCAACTTCCGCCCCATTCTCGACCGTTTTGCCGCCACCCTGAATGAAAACCCGAACACCACGGTCAGCATCATCGGCCATACGGACAGCACGGGCAGCGCTTCCATCAACGAACCGCTGTCGGTGGAACGCGCGGCCCACACGCGCGACTACCTGGCCATGCGCGGCGTGTCGCCAACGCGCGTCGTCACGGAAGGCCGCGGCGCCCGCGAGCCGATCGCCTCGAATGCGGATGCGGCCGGACGCGCACGCAACCGCCGCGTGGAAATCTATGTTGCAGAATTAGCACCACGCTAA